The genomic interval CGGTTCATTGCATTTGGGAAGATTGGCGAGTGTATTGCCAGGGGATGTATTGGCACGCTATTACCGCGCAAAAGGAAATAAGGTGTTGTACGTATCTGGGAGTGACTGTCACGGTACACCTGTTGCGGTGCAAGCGATTCAGGAAGGTGTTTTTCCGGGAGATATTGCAGATCGATTTCATCAGGAATTTGCTGAATGTTTTAAACAGCTTGGGTTTACGTATGATTTGTATACTCGAACAGACCAGCCATTTCATCACCAAGTCGTTCAACAGTTATTTTTGACACTTTTAGAAAAAGGACATTTATATAAAAAAACAATCCAACAAACGTATTGTGAAACAGATCAACGATTTTTGCCGGATCGATATGTTGAAGGGATTTGCCCTGTTTGCAGCAACCGTGCGAGAGGCGATCAATGTGATTATTGTTCAACCTTGCTTGACCCAGCCGACCTGACAGACAAGACATGCAAGCTTTGCGGGAATCCTCCAATTGAGCGGCCAACGGAACATTATTATCTTGCACTCTCTTCCTTCCAAGCTGAATTGACTAAGTATGCAAAAAAAACAAAAGGTTGGAAAGAAAATGCAGTACAATTAACGCAAAGATATCTTGCAGAAGGGCTTCAAGATCGAGCGGCGACAAGGGACTTGGATTGGGGCGTGGCGGTTCCGGTTGCAGGCTTCGAGGATAAAAAAATTTACGTCTGGATTGAAGCAGTGAGCGGATATTTATCGGCAAGCCAGCAGTGGGCTGCTGAAACAGGCGGCAGCTGGGAGGCCTTCTGGAAGGACGGAAATGAGGATATAACCGCTTATTATGTACACGGCAAAGACAATATCCCTTTTCATACTTTGATATGGCCGGCTGTACTGATAGGCGCCGAGGAATACCATTTGCCTGATCGAATCATCTCTTGTGTATACATGACGCTGGAAGGGAAAAAGTTTTCGACAAGCAACAATTGGGCGGTTTGGGTGCCGGACATTTTGAAGCGTTATGAGCCAGACTCTATTCGTTATTTTCTGATCGCAAACGGTCCAGAGAAGCGGGATACTGATTTTTCTTGGCGAGAATTTATTTATAGTCACAACGGAGAGTTGCTTGGCGCATTTGGCAATCTAGTCAATCGTACGCTAGCGTTTGTGAATAAATCTTTTGAAGGAAACGTTCCTGAAAGCAAGCAGAGCGCGGAATGGATAAAAGCCATTACTTCTTTATATGTCGAGTCAGGTGCATTCATTGAAGAAGGACGACTAAAGGAAGCGATTGAGTTAATTTTTGCTACTATTCGTAGAGCAAATAAATATTTTGATGAACAAAAGCCATGGATTCAGATTAAAGAAAATCGAGAGGCTTGTGCTTTTACTATAAACACTTGCGTGCAAATTATAGCGAATCTGTCTCAATTGTTGAACCCGTTTATTCCTTTCTCATGCGAGAAAATAAGAAGGTTTCTAACTCTTCCTGAGCCTAGCTGGGAGCTCATTACTGTAGCTGCTAACCAAAAAATTCAAGGTTTAGAGCTGTTGTTTGAGCGTATTGACGTTGGTCGCATTGAGGAAGAAACAAATGCACTAAAGATTCAATCCAAAAGGGAGTGAGCCTATGAATAAGAGAATTATCGTCACTGGCGGAGCCATTATTAAAGATGAAGCTGGAAGAATATTATTACAGAGAAGATCAGACTACGGAGATTGGGGTCTGCCTGGCGGCGGAATGGAAGCGGGAGAAAAGATTGAGGATACGATGATAAGAGAGGTGTTGGAGGAAACGGGGCTGCATGTAACAGAATATGATTTGTATTCCATTTACACTGGTCCCAATATGCAGTATCGATATCCTGATGGCAATGAAGTTGTATTCGTCATGTTTATCTTCAACGTTGCGGTAGATTTAACAGGTAAATTAGCTGAGGATGGTAAAAATGTACTGCATAAGGATAGCAATAATGAGTCGCTGCAGTTGGTTTTTACGAAGTTGGAGGATATCGATATTGAATGTATTAGCAGCGTGCAGAAGCAGCTTTTTAGGGATCTACTGAATCATAAAACGGATATTTTGCGAGGGTGATGATCGAATTTTCTTTTTGTTGCAATAGTTTAGAATAAATTATAAATTTTAGGAGTTGTTATTGGTGGAAAATAAGAGTGCAAACTTGGTTCAATTGAAAGGACCATCATTGGTTTTTCTAGTAGCCGATATACACGAATCGATCCATTTTTATGAAGATATCGGATTTACTTCAGAAAATATTGGCGGACACATCCATATGAACTACGGAGATGTGACCTTCATTCTACACGAGGCTAGATTGAAAAGTGATATTCGGCCTAATTCCTCAGTAGAAGGCGGACTTTATTTTGATGCTTTCTGTTATACGAATCCTGAGGGATTAAGACAGTTACATAAGTTGTTTATTTCAAAAGATGTGAAGATTGTGCAAGGACCGCATTGGTCAGATGGATGGAGTGAGCTTACCATTGTCGACAATAACGGTTATCGTATAGCGTTCGGTGGGTGAGCAATGTTTTTTAAGTCGATGTGCCCGAACTTAAAAGTCTTGATTTGAATAATGGCATAAAGCATGTCATTAATCGAAGTATGAGATAAAGTTGAAGCGTTGAGAAATGGTTTGGACAGTTTTTGCCTAGAGTTGACTATTAAACGTTTTTTACCTTTGAGCGATACAGCAGTGAAGCTAAAATAAATGTATAACTTTGTTAAGGAGCTGCTGCAATGCCTAAGAAAAACGAGCTTATCTCATCATTATTATTTATGGCCAATGAATGGGGGTTAACGGATATCACGCCTCATGTGCTTAGTGAGGGTGGGAATTTAATTATTCATCTAGCTCCTTATCCCGTTGTGGCAAGAATAGCGATTGTCCTCTCTGAAGCAGATGAAGAGAATGCATACAAGATACAGGATCGAGAGCTGCTTATAGCGCGTTACCTTCATTCCAAGAATGTCCCTGTGCTGCTGCCAACTAGCCTTGTTGATGCGGGTCCTCATAACGTTGCAGATACATGGCTGACGCTGTGGGCTTATGTCCCTCCTATAGCCTTGCAACCTCCATCACCGAAGGAAGCAGTTGATCTTATTAACAAACTTTCTAAGGCGATGAAGGACTTCGAAGGTGAGGTTCCTATGCTTGGTGTTTGGGAGCGCACTTGTCAATCAGCACAAAGATTAATCCAAAACCCCGATGAACGAATACAAGCATTATTGCAGAAGTTTCATAAATGGGATGAGCAGATGCGGGAGGAGCTAGACTTGTTAGTACCAAGTCATGGAGATGCCCATGCAGGAAACCTGATACCAAGCCCGGAGGGCTGGTTATGGATGGATTTTGAGGACATATCATTAATGCCCCACTACTGGGATTTGGCCTCCTATGTTGGCAACCTTGTTTTATTTGGTGGAACACAAGAGCCAGCTTTCACATGTATGCTGAATCATTCTGATATTGTTTCTGATCAAAAGGCATTTGGATTTGCAGTTTCTGCACGCATATTGATGTCTACCTTAGGCAATCTGGATTTTGCTCTCGCAGGGCATGGTGATCTGGAGTTTGCAACGAAACAACTTGAATTAGCCGGGCCCATTTTGCAGCTGATAGATCTATTAACAGGCGAGACTCTCAAAGGGGAATAGATTCGATGAGCAACGATCAATTCTACTCTATAGGCCAAGCGGCAAAGATATGTAATATCGCTGTTCAAACACTGCGCTTTTACGACAAGATCGGCTTGGTCATACCCAGCCATACGGATAAATCCACTGGTTATCGGTATTACTCCAATTATGAACTTCTTTATATTAAAATCGTCCAAGACATGAAAACATTGCAATTTTCTCTTGATGAAATAAAAGCAGCTTTAAAAGATGGAAGCTTAAGCAGTTTAATAGAGAAGCTAGAATTAAAACGAAGGAACACGATTACTGAAATAGAACAATTAGAGCAGCTGGTACAACTGATTGGAAAGAGATCGGAACAAATCAATTATTTGCTGGATTTAGGCGATGAGCTTAAAAACCTTGATGTGTTAGTGGAATTAAAACATTTGCCGGAGCGGCTTATCCTATCTGATCGCAGCAGATCAGCCTGCGGGATGGAAGCATCGGTTGTGAAGTTTACACGATTATTTCAGCAGGCGGAAGCAAATGGATTAATTCCGAAGCAATTGATGACGATTTACCATGAAAATATTTTGACATTTGATCGAGAGGATTCTGATTTGGAGTTTTGTATTTCTACTGACGCTATTGGTGCTCACGCTCCAAATGATTATAGCCGAATTATTCCTGAAGGCGAGTATATTACAGCTCTTTATTGCGGAATTCCGAATGCTGAATCGTGCAAACGGATTTACAGCAAGCTGCTGGAGTGGATGGAGAAGCATAACTACATCGAAGCGGGCCCATCGATTGAGCTGTATTTGGTTGATATGGCTCAAATGATGAAGCCGGAGGAGTTTATTGTAGAGCTTCAAGTTTCTGTTCGAAAAGCGTTGACCCTATAGTTACTATAGGGTTTATATTGTTTTTATTCACCAAATGGGGAGGAAAAAACAATATGAATGTGATTTTCGGAACGGGTCCGCTGGGTATGGCCGTCATGAGGGAGCTTGTTGCTCTTGGAGAACCTGTCAAAATGGTTAGTTTGAGCGGGAAAGCGACTGTGCCTTCAGGGGTGAGTGTAAAGCAAGCGAACGTAATGAATGAGGATGAGACAAAGGCCATAATGAAACATGCAAAGGTTGTCTTTCAGTGTGCGCAGCCGCCATATCAGAAGTGGCATGAATTGTTTTTGCCTTTTCAGGAGCATATCATTTCGGGAGCTATAGCTGCAGGAGCGAAGCTGGTCGTTGCCGAAAATGTATATATGTATGGGCAGGTTAATGGGAGCATGCTTGAAGGATTACCGTACACAGCTGTGACTAAAAAGGGGAAAGTACGCGCAGACATGTCTAGTCGACTGCTGCAGCTCTATCAAGAGGGAATGCTGCAGGTGACGATGGGGCGGGGAGCGGATTTTTTTGGACCGAATGTTCACCATTCTTCTGTTGGTTCACGGTTGTTCAAGCCGATAGTGAAAGGCAAAGCGTGCACGGTTATGGGGAATCCGGATAAGAAGCATACGTATACGTTTATCGATGATTTTGGGAAAGCGCTCGTTGTGTTAAGTCAACATGAAGATGCATTTGGCCGTGCCTGGCATGTTCCGAACGATGCTACAGTTACAACAAGAGAATTTGTTGAAACAGCTTATCGACTTGCTGGATTCCCTGCAAACATTCAAACGATGGGAAAAACGATGCTTCGAATAGGGGGATTGTTTATACCGGCAGCGCGAGAAAGCATCGAAATGCTGTACCAGTTCGAAAATGATTTTATTATTGACAGCAGTCTATTTTCAGAGAAGTTTGGCTTGACGGCTACACCCTTAGAGGAAGCTATAGCTAAAACATTGGAATCCACTGTAGGGTAGAGGTTTTGCAGGCGTGACCATGAAGAGATGGAGGTACACCTATGGATGAAAATAATCAATGGAGTGCTAACACACTGGTGAAAATTGATCATTACAAATTTAGTGGACTGGACAGTT from Paenibacillus sp. FSL K6-3182 carries:
- a CDS encoding NAD-dependent epimerase/dehydratase family protein; translated protein: MNVIFGTGPLGMAVMRELVALGEPVKMVSLSGKATVPSGVSVKQANVMNEDETKAIMKHAKVVFQCAQPPYQKWHELFLPFQEHIISGAIAAGAKLVVAENVYMYGQVNGSMLEGLPYTAVTKKGKVRADMSSRLLQLYQEGMLQVTMGRGADFFGPNVHHSSVGSRLFKPIVKGKACTVMGNPDKKHTYTFIDDFGKALVVLSQHEDAFGRAWHVPNDATVTTREFVETAYRLAGFPANIQTMGKTMLRIGGLFIPAARESIEMLYQFENDFIIDSSLFSEKFGLTATPLEEAIAKTLESTVG
- a CDS encoding bleomycin resistance protein; protein product: MENKSANLVQLKGPSLVFLVADIHESIHFYEDIGFTSENIGGHIHMNYGDVTFILHEARLKSDIRPNSSVEGGLYFDAFCYTNPEGLRQLHKLFISKDVKIVQGPHWSDGWSELTIVDNNGYRIAFGG
- the metG gene encoding methionine--tRNA ligase — encoded protein: MTNVFIGGAWPYANGSLHLGRLASVLPGDVLARYYRAKGNKVLYVSGSDCHGTPVAVQAIQEGVFPGDIADRFHQEFAECFKQLGFTYDLYTRTDQPFHHQVVQQLFLTLLEKGHLYKKTIQQTYCETDQRFLPDRYVEGICPVCSNRARGDQCDYCSTLLDPADLTDKTCKLCGNPPIERPTEHYYLALSSFQAELTKYAKKTKGWKENAVQLTQRYLAEGLQDRAATRDLDWGVAVPVAGFEDKKIYVWIEAVSGYLSASQQWAAETGGSWEAFWKDGNEDITAYYVHGKDNIPFHTLIWPAVLIGAEEYHLPDRIISCVYMTLEGKKFSTSNNWAVWVPDILKRYEPDSIRYFLIANGPEKRDTDFSWREFIYSHNGELLGAFGNLVNRTLAFVNKSFEGNVPESKQSAEWIKAITSLYVESGAFIEEGRLKEAIELIFATIRRANKYFDEQKPWIQIKENREACAFTINTCVQIIANLSQLLNPFIPFSCEKIRRFLTLPEPSWELITVAANQKIQGLELLFERIDVGRIEEETNALKIQSKRE
- a CDS encoding MerR family transcriptional regulator, whose product is MSNDQFYSIGQAAKICNIAVQTLRFYDKIGLVIPSHTDKSTGYRYYSNYELLYIKIVQDMKTLQFSLDEIKAALKDGSLSSLIEKLELKRRNTITEIEQLEQLVQLIGKRSEQINYLLDLGDELKNLDVLVELKHLPERLILSDRSRSACGMEASVVKFTRLFQQAEANGLIPKQLMTIYHENILTFDREDSDLEFCISTDAIGAHAPNDYSRIIPEGEYITALYCGIPNAESCKRIYSKLLEWMEKHNYIEAGPSIELYLVDMAQMMKPEEFIVELQVSVRKALTL
- a CDS encoding aminoglycoside phosphotransferase family protein; translated protein: MPKKNELISSLLFMANEWGLTDITPHVLSEGGNLIIHLAPYPVVARIAIVLSEADEENAYKIQDRELLIARYLHSKNVPVLLPTSLVDAGPHNVADTWLTLWAYVPPIALQPPSPKEAVDLINKLSKAMKDFEGEVPMLGVWERTCQSAQRLIQNPDERIQALLQKFHKWDEQMREELDLLVPSHGDAHAGNLIPSPEGWLWMDFEDISLMPHYWDLASYVGNLVLFGGTQEPAFTCMLNHSDIVSDQKAFGFAVSARILMSTLGNLDFALAGHGDLEFATKQLELAGPILQLIDLLTGETLKGE
- a CDS encoding NUDIX domain-containing protein; its protein translation is MNKRIIVTGGAIIKDEAGRILLQRRSDYGDWGLPGGGMEAGEKIEDTMIREVLEETGLHVTEYDLYSIYTGPNMQYRYPDGNEVVFVMFIFNVAVDLTGKLAEDGKNVLHKDSNNESLQLVFTKLEDIDIECISSVQKQLFRDLLNHKTDILRG